A genome region from Pangasianodon hypophthalmus isolate fPanHyp1 chromosome 11, fPanHyp1.pri, whole genome shotgun sequence includes the following:
- the rgmd gene encoding RGM domain family, member D, with product MGRSGTLNSAKLQLFNRISLVMVSLSLLLQPACCQSCRIQRCNAEYVASFSPAAGLQEDVVSDMDYCTALRAYSLCTRRTARGCRGDLVYHSAVFRIKELFAQHNCSSEGPTSSIKAPSTSRPTAVDTCDFESRALALGPAAAQKKKYAHCGLFGDPHLRTFKDEFQTCRVEGAWPLIHNRYLSVQVTNVPVVEGSSATATNKITVIFKAYRDCTEQKVYQATTDDVPSAFQDGTRSGGHAGSLRITEGSGHGGVRQVTINARYLGTSIIVRRVGRYLTFAIRVPEEMVEESGGLQLCLHGCPRSELINAHVLSRGQRQEESDGQLQTGSMGHADLLERATSRCRETLQVEDVYFQSCVFDVLTTGDVQFSMAAFAALQDLKALPPSTLEQSAVRTPHVSNRTRKSSPSILVITLLLLLILLKRPG from the exons ATGGGGAGAAGCGGAACTCTCAACTCGGCTAAGCTGCAGCTTTTTAACCGGATTTCGCTTGTCATGGTTTCTCTGTCCCTCTTACTTCAGCCAG CTTGTTGTCAATCATGTCGGATCCAGCGCTGTAATGCGGAGTACGTGGCATCGTTCTCACCCGCCGCCGGTCTTCAGGAGGACGTGGTTTCTGATATGGACTACTGCACGGCTCTGAGGGCATACTCCTTGTGCACCAGGCGAACGGCCCGCGGCTGCAGAGGGGACCTCGTTTACCACTCGGCCGTGTTCCGAATCAAGGAGCTCTTCGCTCAGCACAACTGCTCCAGTGAGGGTCCCACGTCTTCAATCAAAGCCCCAAGCACATCCAGGCCCACCGCAGTGGACACGTGCGACTTTGAGAGCAGAGCACTGGCTTTGGGTCCAGCGGCTGCACAGAAGAAAAAGTATGCACACTGTGGACTATTTGGTGACCCTCACTTGCGCACTTTCAAAGATGAGTTTCAGACGTGCAGGGTGGAGGGTGCGTGGCCGCTCATCCACAATCGCTACCTCTCCGTTCAGGTCACGAATGTGCCTGTTGTGGAGGGATCAAGTGCCACAGCAACCAACAAG ATAACGGTCATATTCAAAGCGTACCGTGACTGCACCGAGCAGAAAGTGTACCAGGCCACCACGGATGACGTACCGTCTGCCTTCCAGGACGGCACACGCAGCGGGGGCCATGCAGGCAGCCTGCGCATAACCGAGGGCAGCGGACACGGCGGCGTGCGCCAGGTCACCATCAACGCCCGCTACCTGGGCACATCCATCATTGTGCGGCGGGTTGGCCGCTACCTCACCTTCGCCATCCGCGTTCCCGAAGAGATGGTGGAGGAGAGCGGCGGCTTACAGCTCTGCCTGCACGGCTGCCCACGCAGCGAGCTCATCAATGCTCACGTGCTGAGCCGAGGACAGCGGCAGGAGGAGAGCGATGGACAGCTGCAGACGGGCAGCATGGGTCACGCCGACCTGCTTGAGCGTGCCACCTCCAGATGCAGGGAGACGCTGCAGGTCGAAGACGTTTACTTCCAGTCATGCGTCTTCGACGTCCTCACCACCGGAGATGTGCAGTTCTCTATGGCAGCGTTCGCAGCGCTGCAGGACCTGAAGGCTCTTCCTCCCAGCACGCTGGAGCAGAGCGCAGTCAGGACTCCACACGTTTCTAACAGAACGAGAAAGAGCTCTCCATCAATCCTCGTCATCACTCTGCTCCTTTTGCTCATCCTGCTGAAGAGGCCGGGCTAG